One Gossypium raimondii isolate GPD5lz chromosome 3, ASM2569854v1, whole genome shotgun sequence genomic window carries:
- the LOC105793842 gene encoding probable CoA ligase CCL5 isoform X1: MAENMSLAIDPRSGFCRSNSTFYSKRKPIPLPKNHSLDVTTFISARAHHGKVAFIDAATGRHLTFSELWRAVDSVATCLSDMGIRKGHVVLLLSPNSIFFPIVCLSVMSLGAIITTTNPLNTANEIGKQVADSKPVLAFTIPQLLPKLAGSAIPIVLLEDHLSSQAGEAKIVTTLHQMMKREPSGSRVRDRVNQDDTATLLYSSGTTGASKGVVSSHRNLIAMVQTVINRFSIEVGEKFICTVPMFHIYGLVAFATGLLASGSTVIVLSKFEMHDMLSTIEKYRATYLPLVPPILVAMVNAADQIRKKYDLSSLHSALSGGAPLSKEVIEGFLEKYPNVKILQGYGLTESTGIGASTDSLEESRKYGTAGMLSPSMEAKVVDPDSGKALNVNQTGELRLRGPSVMKGYFSNPEATTSTLDSDGWLRTGDLCYIDEDGFIFIVDRLKELIKYKGYQVNDPPNWLAFCTRDITNKQSDSFDLWQVPPAELEALLLSHPEILDAAVIPFPDREVGQLPMAYVVRKPGSNLSETGVMDFVGRQVAPYKRIRKVAFVASIPKNPSGKILRKDLIKLATSKL, from the exons ATGGCGGAAAACATGAGCTTGGCAATCGATCCAAGGAGTGGCTTTTGCCGGTCCAATTCTACCTTCTACAGCAAGCGCAAACCCATTCCTCTCCCCAAGAACCACTCCCTCGATGTCACCACATTTATCTCAGCTCGGGCTCACCACGGTAAAGTTGCCTTCATCGACGCCGCTACCGGCCGCCATCTCACCTTCTCGGAGCTTTGGAGGGCTGTTGATTCCGTCGCCACGTGTCTTTCCGACATGGGAATCCGGAAAGGCCATGTGGTTCTACTCCTTTCACCCAACTCCATCTTCTTCCCCATTGTTTGCCTCTCTGTTATGTCCCTGGGCGCTATCATAACCACCACCAACCCTCTCAACACGGCTAATGAAATCGGGAAACAAGTGGCCGATTCTAAGCCAGTTCTCGCCTTCACTATTCCTCAACTCCTCCCTAAATTAGCAGGCTCCGCCATCCCGATCGTGCTTCTAGAAGATCACTTGAGCAGTCAGGCTGGGGAAGCGAAGATTGTAACAACTTTACATCAGATGATGAAGAGGGAACCGAGTGGGAGTCGAGTGAGGGACCGAGTCAACCAGGATGACACGGCGACTCTGCTTTATTCCTCTGGTACGACAGGTGCTAGCAAGGGAGTGGTTTCATCTCATAGAAATCTTATAGCCATGGTACAAACGGTTATAAACAGGTTCAGCATAGAAGTAGGAGAAAAGTTCATCTGCACGGTTCCCATGTTTCACATCTACGGCTTAGTAGCCTTTGCCACTGGGTTGTTGGCCTCTGGATCAACGGTCATAGTTTTATCGAAGTTCGAGATGCACGACATGCTATCAACCATCGAGAAGTACCGGGCAACCTACCTACCTCTGGTGCCACCAATTCTGGTGGCGATGGTAAACGCCGCCGATCAGATACGGAAGAAGTACGATCTGAGTTCGTTGCATTCGGCGTTGTCAGGTGGGGCACCGCTGAGTAAAGAAGTGATTGAGGGTTTTCTGGAGAAGTATCCGAATGTAAAGATTCTTCAAGGGTACGGTTTGACTGAGTCAACTGGGATTGGTGCGTCGACGGACTCATTGGAAGAGAGCCGAAAGTACGGTACGGCGGGGATGTTGTCGCCTAGCATGGAGGCTAAGGTTGTGGACCCTGATAGTGGTAAGGCTTTGAACGTGAACCAGACGGGTGAGCTTCGGCTTAGGGGCCCCTCCGTTATGAAAG GTTATTTCAGTAATCCAGAAGCAACGACGTCAACACTTGACTCGGACGGATGGCTGAGGACTGGCGACTTATGCTATATTGATGAGGATGGCTTCATATTTATAGTTGACAGGTTGAAGGAGCTGATTAAGTACAAGGGATATCAGGTGAATGACCCCCCAAATTGGCTTGCCTTTTGTACAAGGGAtataacaaacaaacaaagtGATAGTTTTGATTTGTGGCAGGTTCCTCCTGCAGAGCTTGAGGCATTGCTCCTTTCCCACCCGGAAATCTTAGATGCTGCGGTTATTCC GTTTCCTGATAGGGAGGTTGGGCAGCTTCCGATGGCTTACGTGGTAAGAAAACCCGGAAGCAATTTATCGGAGACAGGAGTGATGGATTTCGTGGGTAGACAG GTTGCCCCATATAAAAGAATTCGGAAAGTGGCATTTGTAGCTTCAATACCCAAGAATCCATCTGGCAAGATTCTTAGGAAGGATCTCATAAAGCTCGCCACCTCCAAACTTTGA
- the LOC105793842 gene encoding probable CoA ligase CCL5 isoform X2 gives MAENMSLAIDPRSGFCRSNSTFYSKRKPIPLPKNHSLDVTTFISARAHHGKVAFIDAATGRHLTFSELWRAVDSVATCLSDMGIRKGHVVLLLSPNSIFFPIVCLSVMSLGAIITTTNPLNTANEIGKQVADSKPVLAFTIPQLLPKLAGSAIPIVLLEDHLSSQAGEAKIVTTLHQMMKREPSGSRVRDRVNQDDTATLLYSSGTTGASKGVVSSHRNLIAMVQTVINRFSIEVGEKFICTVPMFHIYGLVAFATGLLASGSTVIVLSKFEMHDMLSTIEKYRATYLPLVPPILVAMVNAADQIRKKYDLSSLHSALSGGAPLSKEVIEGFLEKYPNVKILQGYGLTESTGIGASTDSLEESRKYGTAGMLSPSMEAKVVDPDSGKALNVNQTGELRLRGPSVMKGYFSNPEATTSTLDSDGWLRTGDLCYIDEDGFIFIVDRLKELIKYKGYQVPPAELEALLLSHPEILDAAVIPFPDREVGQLPMAYVVRKPGSNLSETGVMDFVGRQVAPYKRIRKVAFVASIPKNPSGKILRKDLIKLATSKL, from the exons ATGGCGGAAAACATGAGCTTGGCAATCGATCCAAGGAGTGGCTTTTGCCGGTCCAATTCTACCTTCTACAGCAAGCGCAAACCCATTCCTCTCCCCAAGAACCACTCCCTCGATGTCACCACATTTATCTCAGCTCGGGCTCACCACGGTAAAGTTGCCTTCATCGACGCCGCTACCGGCCGCCATCTCACCTTCTCGGAGCTTTGGAGGGCTGTTGATTCCGTCGCCACGTGTCTTTCCGACATGGGAATCCGGAAAGGCCATGTGGTTCTACTCCTTTCACCCAACTCCATCTTCTTCCCCATTGTTTGCCTCTCTGTTATGTCCCTGGGCGCTATCATAACCACCACCAACCCTCTCAACACGGCTAATGAAATCGGGAAACAAGTGGCCGATTCTAAGCCAGTTCTCGCCTTCACTATTCCTCAACTCCTCCCTAAATTAGCAGGCTCCGCCATCCCGATCGTGCTTCTAGAAGATCACTTGAGCAGTCAGGCTGGGGAAGCGAAGATTGTAACAACTTTACATCAGATGATGAAGAGGGAACCGAGTGGGAGTCGAGTGAGGGACCGAGTCAACCAGGATGACACGGCGACTCTGCTTTATTCCTCTGGTACGACAGGTGCTAGCAAGGGAGTGGTTTCATCTCATAGAAATCTTATAGCCATGGTACAAACGGTTATAAACAGGTTCAGCATAGAAGTAGGAGAAAAGTTCATCTGCACGGTTCCCATGTTTCACATCTACGGCTTAGTAGCCTTTGCCACTGGGTTGTTGGCCTCTGGATCAACGGTCATAGTTTTATCGAAGTTCGAGATGCACGACATGCTATCAACCATCGAGAAGTACCGGGCAACCTACCTACCTCTGGTGCCACCAATTCTGGTGGCGATGGTAAACGCCGCCGATCAGATACGGAAGAAGTACGATCTGAGTTCGTTGCATTCGGCGTTGTCAGGTGGGGCACCGCTGAGTAAAGAAGTGATTGAGGGTTTTCTGGAGAAGTATCCGAATGTAAAGATTCTTCAAGGGTACGGTTTGACTGAGTCAACTGGGATTGGTGCGTCGACGGACTCATTGGAAGAGAGCCGAAAGTACGGTACGGCGGGGATGTTGTCGCCTAGCATGGAGGCTAAGGTTGTGGACCCTGATAGTGGTAAGGCTTTGAACGTGAACCAGACGGGTGAGCTTCGGCTTAGGGGCCCCTCCGTTATGAAAG GTTATTTCAGTAATCCAGAAGCAACGACGTCAACACTTGACTCGGACGGATGGCTGAGGACTGGCGACTTATGCTATATTGATGAGGATGGCTTCATATTTATAGTTGACAGGTTGAAGGAGCTGATTAAGTACAAGGGATATCAG GTTCCTCCTGCAGAGCTTGAGGCATTGCTCCTTTCCCACCCGGAAATCTTAGATGCTGCGGTTATTCC GTTTCCTGATAGGGAGGTTGGGCAGCTTCCGATGGCTTACGTGGTAAGAAAACCCGGAAGCAATTTATCGGAGACAGGAGTGATGGATTTCGTGGGTAGACAG GTTGCCCCATATAAAAGAATTCGGAAAGTGGCATTTGTAGCTTCAATACCCAAGAATCCATCTGGCAAGATTCTTAGGAAGGATCTCATAAAGCTCGCCACCTCCAAACTTTGA